Proteins found in one Maridesulfovibrio sp. genomic segment:
- the dsrP gene encoding sulfate reduction electron transfer complex DsrMKJOP subunit DsrP — translation MLEKALKGGPKYWAWIGFLLLIIAAGFCTYIGQLQEGMTITGMSRDVSWGFYISQFTYLVGLAASGVMIVLPYYFHHYKKFKGMVIMGEFMAIAAVVMCLGFIIVDIGQPQRMLNIVFHPTPNSILFWDMIVLNGYLLLNVVVGWTCLECDRQRVSHPKWVKPLAYTSIVWAFSIHTVTAFLYAGLPGRHYWLSAILAARFLASAFCSGPAILLLVVFVVRKLTKYEPGKGAIKTLTTIITYAMCVNVFFFLLEVFTAFYSNIPGHIHSFAYLFAGSHGHHELVPWMWTAVAFGLGSLALLIPPKLRYNQKLLPWSLAILVIATWIDKGLGLLIGGFTPNPFNEVTVYWPTGKELMISMMVYALGALVLTFLYKIATDVKREIGELITED, via the coding sequence ATGCTCGAAAAAGCTCTAAAAGGCGGACCGAAGTATTGGGCCTGGATTGGTTTCCTGCTGCTCATAATTGCTGCCGGTTTCTGCACTTACATTGGACAGCTTCAGGAAGGTATGACAATCACAGGCATGAGCCGTGATGTTTCCTGGGGCTTCTATATCTCACAGTTCACCTACCTTGTCGGTCTTGCCGCATCCGGGGTTATGATCGTACTGCCTTACTACTTCCATCATTACAAGAAGTTTAAAGGCATGGTAATCATGGGTGAATTCATGGCCATCGCTGCCGTTGTCATGTGTCTCGGTTTCATTATCGTCGACATCGGGCAGCCTCAGCGTATGCTCAACATCGTGTTCCATCCGACTCCGAACTCTATCCTTTTCTGGGATATGATCGTTCTGAACGGTTATCTTCTCTTGAACGTCGTTGTTGGCTGGACTTGCCTTGAATGTGATCGTCAGCGCGTTTCCCATCCTAAATGGGTTAAACCTCTGGCCTACACTTCCATTGTATGGGCATTCTCCATTCACACAGTTACCGCGTTCCTGTATGCCGGTCTGCCCGGCCGCCACTACTGGCTTTCCGCCATTCTGGCAGCCCGCTTCCTGGCTTCCGCATTCTGCTCAGGACCCGCGATTCTGCTGCTTGTTGTGTTCGTTGTCCGCAAGCTCACAAAATATGAGCCCGGCAAAGGCGCAATCAAGACTCTGACTACTATCATCACCTATGCAATGTGTGTGAACGTTTTCTTCTTCCTGCTGGAAGTATTCACCGCATTCTACTCAAACATACCGGGACATATCCACTCCTTCGCGTATCTCTTCGCAGGTAGCCATGGCCACCACGAACTGGTGCCCTGGATGTGGACCGCAGTTGCATTCGGCCTCGGTAGCCTTGCACTGCTCATCCCGCCCAAACTGCGTTACAACCAGAAGCTGCTGCCCTGGTCCCTCGCTATCCTCGTTATCGCAACATGGATTGATAAGGGCCTTGGCCTGCTGATCGGCGGTTTCACACCGAACCCGTTCAACGAAGTCACTGTTTACTGGCCCACCGGTAAAGAGCTCATGATTTCCATGATGGTTTACGCACTCGGCGCGCTTGTTCTGACTTTCCTTTACAAGATTGCAACAGACGTAAAGCGTGAAATCGGAGAGCTGATTACTGAAGACTAA
- a CDS encoding universal stress protein — protein MAEIKKILCAVDFSDHSPLVAEYASTLAKTLGAEITCLYVAPSLDQYVGFHVPPSSIENFVGEIVTGADSTMETFIAENFKDVTASGKVVTGYAAEEILAISESENADMIIMGTHGRAGIDRILFGSVAEKVVKAAKSPVLTIRPS, from the coding sequence ATGGCTGAAATCAAGAAGATACTCTGTGCAGTGGACTTTTCGGATCACAGCCCCCTGGTAGCCGAATACGCAAGTACCCTTGCCAAGACTCTGGGAGCCGAAATCACTTGCCTTTACGTTGCCCCTTCACTGGATCAATACGTGGGATTCCATGTTCCGCCAAGCTCCATTGAAAACTTTGTTGGTGAAATCGTCACCGGCGCGGACAGCACCATGGAGACATTCATCGCTGAAAACTTCAAGGATGTAACTGCAAGCGGAAAGGTTGTTACCGGTTACGCTGCCGAAGAAATTCTCGCGATTTCAGAAAGTGAAAACGCGGATATGATTATCATGGGCACACACGGCCGTGCGGGTATTGACCGTATCCTTTTCGGTTCTGTAGCTGAGAAGGTGGTAAAGGCTGCCAAGAGCCCGGTTTTAACTATCAGACCCTCCTAG